From Juglans regia cultivar Chandler chromosome 8, Walnut 2.0, whole genome shotgun sequence, the proteins below share one genomic window:
- the LOC109019899 gene encoding heat shock factor-binding protein-like, which yields MDGHDAEDPKQNTADMTAFVQNLLQQMQSRFQQMSESIVTKIDDMGSRINELEQSINDLRAEMGVEGSPSDPVTPSKPKPDEVNKEEGSG from the exons atg GATGGGCATGATGCAGAAGATCCGAAGCAAAATACTGCAGATATGACCGCTTTT gTGCAAAATCTTCTTCAACAGATG CAATCAAGGTTTCAACAAATGTCCGAGTCAATTGTTACGAAGA TTGATGATATGGGAAGCCGGATAAATGAGTTGGAGCAAAGCATCAATGACCTAAGAGCTGAGATGGGAGTGGAGGGCTCTCCATCTGATCCTGTGACCCCATCCAAGCCAAAGCCAGATGAAGTGAATAAAGAGGAAGGTTCTGGGTAG
- the LOC109019901 gene encoding translocase of chloroplast 159, chloroplastic-like: MDPNAPAPEGTSLLSNSSGSRFSFPTSYSLDSDGIDVSMKNYALEVDNDKDNGGGGGYGNEGFGNGDDGLENLEEASGGDYTDAPSFGSSVFSRQKSVSVRPVAKVSADDDDDDEDENYVVRGGNLGDLEVEEDERGVASEIVGVEGSVGNWGIGGAVLEKEVLEQKGLNENGSLGELGIGSGIADAHKGGSKFLVGGGEDKVFENAKWIEDLGSVGELKGGEAVEELKSEGLDGEESVVVTETEEAAVATKESTTLGVGPDQSESVNIKPVDDKLLELDGVKFTTGGDSVVEDLNVNLSKAGAIVVGDVEEIEDADIRGLEVPVRGGITLDNGFDQISGDAKERVDLKSLVVGTESDQIVEPINKFGIDAAGVGIYGEKTSVAEVEKVENLDINTAIVEEDKQDDITTYVEEGGTVSLVNAEKKPEGENEPQADSEDKQKELAMEIATTGAENLSMDKLDGGEGVETREIKLVPKVTLPDTDEVERPLDNGVIGADAQVDEARVSGETDSIQSVELSSILSREIKLESQDEENQHSDMEDQVEGSFSDGENDGMIFGSSEAAKQFLEELERGSGAESSRDHSQRLDGQIVTDSDEEVDTDEEGDGKELFDSAALAALLKAATGAGSDDGSITITSQDGSRLFSVERPAGLGSSLRSVKPAPRQNRSNLFTPDLTVGDNSENNLSEEDKKKLENLQQIRVKFLRLVQRLGVSPEESIAAQVLYRMALIAGRQSGHLFSLEAAKRTSLLLEAEGKDDLSFSLNILVLGKSGVGKSATINSIFGEDKTLINAFGPATTDVKEIVGTVDGVKIRVFDTPGLNSSALEQGINRRILSSVKKLTKKCPPDIVLYVDRLDAQTRDLNDLPLLRSIASSLGSSIWRTTIITLTHAASAPPDGPSGTPLRYDAYVAQRSHVVQQTIGQAVGDLRLMNPSLMMTPVSLVENHPSCRKNREGQKILPNGLSWRPQLLLLCYSMKILSEVNNLSKPQELFDHRKLFGFRTRSPPLPYLLSWLLQSRTHPKLSADQGGDNGDSDIDLDDLSDSEQAEEEDEYDQLPPFKPLRKYQIAKLSKEQKKAYFEEYEYRVKLLQKKQWREELKRLREMKKKGKVNAEDYGFDGEDDGENGSPAAVPVVLPDTALPPSFDGDNPSYRYRFLEPISQFVTRPVLDTHGWDHDCGYDGVNLEQSLAIASRFPAAVTVQITKDKKEFNLHVDSAVSAKHGENGSSMAGFDIQTIGKQLAYIVRGETKFKNLKKNKTTAGVSLTFLGENVSTGVKIEDQIALGKRLVLVGSTGTVRSQGDSAYGANLEVRLREADYPIGQDQSSLGLSLVKWKGDTALGANFQSQISIGRSYKVAVRAGLNNKLSGQITVRTSSSDQLQLALVGILPIVRAIYKIIWPGASENYSIY, translated from the coding sequence ATGGACCCCAACGCCCCTGCTCCTGAAGGGACGTCCCTTCTCTCTAACTCTTCAGGTTCTCGTTTCTCTTTCCCTACTTCCTATTCTCTTGATTCTGATGGTATTGACGTTTCAATGAAAAACTATGCTTTAGAGGTTGATAATGACAAGGATAATGGTGGCGGTGGTGGGTATGGTAATGAGGGGTTTGGGAATGGTGATGATGGGCTCGAAAATCTAGAGGAAGCCAGTGGAGGGGATTATACCGATGCCCCTTCGTTTGGTTCTTCGGTATTTTCGAGGCAGAAAAGTGTAAGCGTACGGCCGGTTGCGAAGGTATCGGCGGATGACgacgatgatgatgaagatgaaaattATGTTGTACGAGGTGGAAACCTTGGGGATTTGGAGGTTGAGGAAGATGAAAGAGGTGTGGCTTCGGAGATAGTTGGGGTTGAGGGTTCTGTGGGCAATTGGGGAATTGGGGGTGCGGTTTTGGAGAAGGAGGTTTTGGAGCAAAAGGGTCTGAATGAGAATGGGAGTTTGGGTGAGTTGGGAATTGGAAGTGGTATAGCTGATGCTCATAAGGGCGGTTCTAAGTTTTTGGTGGGTGGTGGAGAGGATAAGGtgtttgaaaatgcaaaatggATTGAAGATTTGGGCTCCGTAGGTGAATTGAAGGGTGGAGAGGCTGTGGAAGAGCTGAAAAGTGAGGGCTTGGATGGAGAAGAGTCCGTGGTTGTAACGGAAACTGAGGAGGCTGCTGTAGCAACCAAAGAAAGTACAACTCTTGGTGTAGGGCCTGATCAATCAGAGTCCGTAAACATAAAACCAGTAGATGATAAGCTGTTGGAACTAGATGGTGTGAAATTTACCACTGGAGGAGACTCAGTCGTGGAAGATTTGAATGTCAATTTGTCAAAGGCAGGAGCAATTGTTGTTGGGGACGTGGAGGAAATTGAGGATGCTGATATTAGAGGGTTGGAGGTCCCAGTTCGTGGAGGCATAACCTTGGATAATGGGTTTGATCAAATTAGTGGTGATGCAAAAGAACGGGTTGATTTGAAGTCCTTGGTAGTGGGTACTGAGTCTGATCAAATTGTTGAGCCGATAAACAAATTTGGCATTGATGCTGCAGGAGTGGGGATTTATGGAGAGAAAACTAGTGTTGCAGAAGTGGAGAAAGTTGAGAACTTGGACATCAATACTGCTATAGTAGAGGAGGATAAGCAGGATGACATAACGACTTATGTTGAGGAGGGAGGAACTGTGAGTCTCGTTAATGCCGAGAAGAAGCCAGAAGGAGAAAATGAGCCGCAAGCTGACTCAGAAGACAAACAGAAAGAACTTGCAATGGAGATAGCTACCACTGGAGCAGAAAATCTGTCCATGGACAAACTAGATGGAGGGGAAGGAGTTGAAACTCGGGAGATAAAACTTGTGCCCAAGGTCACTCTGCCTGATACAGATGAAGTGGAAAGACCATTAGATAATGGTGTTATTGGTGCAGATGCCCAAGTGGATGAAGCCAGGGTTTCTGGTGAAACTGATTCAATTCAATCTGTGGAATTAAGTTCCATTTTGAGCCGAGAAATAAAGCTAGAATCTCAAGATGAGGAAAACCAGCACTCAGATATGGAGGACCAGGTTGAAGGTTCTTTTTCAGATGGGGAGAATGATGGAATGATCTTTGGAAGTTCGGAAGCTGCCAAACAGTTCTTGGAGGAGTTGGAACGAGGTTCAGGTGCAGAGAGTTCTCGTGATCACTCTCAGAGACTTGATGGTCAAATTGTTACAGATTCTGATGAAGAAGTGGACACCGATGAGGAGGGCGATGGGAAGGAGTTATTTGATTCTGCTGCATTAGCAGCTCTCTTGAAAGCTGCAACAGGTGCTGGCTCGGATGATGGCAGTATCACAATAACTTCTCAAGATGGGTCCAGGCTGTTTTCTGTTGAGCGTCCTGCCGGTTTGGGATCTTCTCTCCGGTCTGTAAAACCTGCACCTCGACAAAATCGGTCTAACCTGTTTACTCCTGACCTCACAGTGGGGGATAACTCTGAGAACAACTTGAGTGAAGAGGATAAAAAGAAGCTGGAGAACTTGCAGCAGATAAGGGTGAAATTCTTGAGGCTTGTACAGAGATTAGGTGTTTCTCCAGAAGAGTCAATCGCAGCACAGGTCCTATACCGAATGGCACTTATTGCAGGGAGGCAATCTGGTCACCTGTTTAGCCTTGAAGCGGCAAAAAGGACATCTCTCCTGCTTGAGGCTGAGGGGAAAGATGATTTGAGCTTTTCCTTGAACATACTGGTTCTTGGAAAATCTGGCGTGGGCAAGAGTGCTAccataaattctatttttggtgAAGATAAGACCCTGATCAATGCATTTGGACCTGCCACAACTGATGTGAAAGAAATTGTTGGGACAGTGGATGGAGttaaaattagggtttttgatACACCAGGTCTGAATTCTTCTGCGTTGGAACAAGGTATCAACCGCAGAATATTATCTTCGGTGAAGAAGTTAACAAAAAAATGCCCACCCGATATTGTCCTCTATGTAGATCGGTTGGATGCTCAAACCAGGGATCTTAATGATCTGCCACTATTAAGATCAATCGCTAGTTCTCTTGGCTCTTCAATCTGGCGAACTACCATAATCActctaactcatgctgcctCTGCTCCTCCAGATGGACCATCTGGCACCCCCCTGCGTTATGATGCATATGTTGCTCAGCGATCTCATGTTGTTCAGCAGACCATTGGACAAGCTGTTGGTGATCTGCGTCTTATGAATCCGAGTTTGATGATGACTCCTGTATCTCTTGTTGAGAATCATCCCTCCTGTCGAAAGAATAGAGAAGGTCAGAAGATACTCCCTAATGGTTTAAGTTGGAGGCCCCAATTACTGCTCCTATGTTACTCCATGAAGATCCTATCTGAGGTGAATAATCTTTCAAAACCTCAAGAACTGTTTGATCACCGAAAGCTCTTTGGCTTTCGCACCCGGTCGCCTCCACTTCCATACCTGTTGTCTTGGCTGTTGCAGTCTCGTACGCATCCAAAACTGTCTGCTGATCAAGGTGGTGACAATGGTGATTCTGATATTGACTTGGATGACTTGTCCGATTCTGAACAAGCGGAAGAGGAGGATGAGTATGACCAGCTACCGCCCTTTAAGCCTCTTAGGAAATATCAAATTGCTAAGCTTAGCAAAGAGCAGAAAAAGGCATATTTTGAGGAGTATGAATACCGCGTGAAACTCCTCCAGAAGAAGCAGTGGAGGGAGGAGTTGAAGAGGCtgagagagatgaagaaaaaagggaaagttAATGCTGAAGATTATGGTTTTGATGGGGAAGATGATGGTGAAAATGGAAGTCCAGCTGCTGTTCCTGTTGTGTTACCTGACACGGCTTTGCCACCTTCTTTTGATGGTGATAATCCCTCTTACAGATACCGATTCTTGGAGCCAATTTCTCAATTTGTGACACGACCGGTATTGGATACCCATGGTTGGGACCATGATTGTGGATATGATGGTGTCAATCTCGAGCAAAGTCTGGCCATTGCTAGTCGGTTTCCAGCTGCTGTTACTGTCCAAATAACAAAGGATAAGaaggagttcaatctccatgtGGATTCTGCTGTTTCTGCTAAGCATGGGGAGAATGGGTCAAGCATGGCAGGTTTTGATATCCAAACTATTGGAAAGCAACTTGCTTATATTGTGAGAGGAGAgacaaaattcaaaaacttgaaaaagaaCAAGACAACTGCAGGCGTATCTTTGACATTTTTAGGCGAGAATGTGTCCACTGGAGTTAAAATTGAGGACCAGATTGCACTTGGAAAGCGCCTGGTATTGGTAGGTAGCACTGGTACAGTCCGATCTCAGGGTGATTCAGCATATGGAGCCAATTTAGAAGTGCGTCTCAGAGAAGCAGATTATCCAATTGGCCAGGACCAATCCTCATTGGGTCTATCTCTAGTCAAGTGGAAAGGTGACACGGCACTGGGGGCCAATTTTCAGTCACAGATTTCAATTGGAAGGAGTTACAAGGTAGCTGTTCGTGCAGGACTGAACAACAAGCTCAGTGGACAGATTACTGTTAGAACAAGTAGTTCAGATCAACTCCAGCTTGCACTTGTGGGTATTCTTCCGATCGTCAGGGCTATCTACAAGATCATCTGGCCAGGGGCAAGTGAGAATTACTCCATCTACTAG
- the LOC109019900 gene encoding protein RALF-like 33, producing the protein MTTMAKSSYVLLITFSFSITAIIISASTTTFADITSIDNRLSWVPELSCQGSIAECMAADDEHDMDTEINRRILATTQTISYGALQRNTVPCSQRGASYYNCQSSAEANPYSRGCSAITRCRS; encoded by the coding sequence ATGACAACAATGGCCAAGTCTTCCTATGTTCTTCTGATCACCTTTTCCTTCTCCATCACAGCTATCATCATCTCAGCCTCCACCACCACCTTTGCAGACATCACAAGCATTGATAACCGCTTGAGCTGGGTGCCGGAGCTAAGCTGCCAAGGTTCCATCGCCGAGTGCATGGCTGCAGACGATGAACACGACATGGATACAGAGATCAACAGGCGCATCTTGGCCACCACCCAGACCATAAGCTATGGGGCTCTGCAAAGGAACACTGTGCCATGCTCTCAAAGGGGTGCATCCTACTACAACTGCCAGTCAAGTGCCGAGGCTAACCCCTACAGCCGTGGTTGCAGTGCCATCACCCGTTGCCGCAGCTAA